The following proteins are encoded in a genomic region of Populus nigra chromosome 16, ddPopNigr1.1, whole genome shotgun sequence:
- the LOC133675220 gene encoding protein argonaute 2-like, which produces MERAGYPGGGRGGHGGRGGYGGGGRDGGRSGGYDGGRASGYGGGGRAGGYGGGGRAGGYGGGGRAGGYVGAGGPRQHWRPNNQGSGGGPPPGQSVGGLGGTRGVGSHSERHGGAPTSQSGEMGPRRGWEVRGSSEEGRRDQVSETGGGKGPSRPVNVSPSSNWASGSSSSGDLEPSPNVPKGLASVSANRISPVLRPDKGGKLAVRTPRLLVNHFLVKFNPKSIIRHYDVNIKQEVLPKHGRPGKISKSNLAMIRDKLFADDPSSFPRAMTAYDGEKNIFSAVSLPTGTFKVQVSEAEDAKPRSYLFTIKLVNELELHKLKDYLDGKLCSTPRDILQGMDVVVKEHPARTMISVSRSFHSVRDHQIHLGHGIIASRGCQHSLKPTSQGIALCLDYSVLSFHEPLSVIEFLTKHISGFNLNNFRSFRRAVEGVLRGLKVRVTHRVTKQKYVITGLTRDDAQYITFPQEDPDGKASQNVRLVEYFRQKYHRDIVHQNIPCLEMKSKMKNYVPMEFCVLVEGQVFPKEYLKETEAKMLKKFSLANPKDRQKTICRMVQDRDGPCSGEIIQNFGVEVSKNMTSLMGRVIGPPELKVGAPDGRVIKIPVDKEKCQWNLVGKGVVEGKPIERWAVLDFSSDDYQDRLNPRRFIPKLIARCQNLGIRMEEPLFYQPTSMRKFSNVDVLREQLETVNEQAHKSCGGQLQFLLCVMSRKDPGYKYLKWISETKVGIVTQCCLSTPANEGKDQYLANLGLKINAKLGGSNAELSGRLPYFGNENRVMFIGADVNHPGAQNRTSPSIAAVVGTINWPAANRYAARVRPQYHRKEQILNFGDMCLELVECYSRLNKAKPEKIVIFRDGVSEGQFDMVLNEELMDIMKAFRSINYTPTITLIVAQKRHQTRLFPGDEGSTGNVSPGTVVDTTIVHPFEYDFYLCSHYGSLGTSKPTHYYVLWDEHGLSSDDLQRLIYNLCFTFARCTKPVSLVPPVYYADLVAYRGRLYHEAVMEGQSPSSSSSRTSSSLSTAALLEERFFTLHADLENIMFFV; this is translated from the exons ATGGAGAGAGCAGGCTATCCAGGCGGAGGAAGAGGTGGTCATGGTGGTAGAGGAGGTTATGGAGGGGGAGGAAGAGATGGTGGTCGTAGTGGCGGTTATGATGGTGGTCGTGCTAGCGGGTATGGTGGCGGTGGTCGAGCTGGCGGGTATGGTGGCGGTGGTCGAGCTGGCGGGTATGGTGGCGGTGGTCGTGCTGGCGGGTATGTTGGTGCTGGCGGTCCACGTCAGCATTGGAGACCCAACAATCAAGGTAGCGGTGGTGGTCCTCCACCCGGTCAAAGTGTTGGTGGACTGGGGGGCACAAGGGGTGTTGGATCACATTCAGAGCGGCATGGAGGTGCTCCAACCAGTCAAAGTGGTGAAATGGGGCCTAGAAGGGGCTGGGAAGTCCGTGGTAGTAGTGAAGAAGGAAGGAGAGACCAGGTGTCAGAAACTGGGGGAGGAAAGGGACCTTCAAGACCTGTTAATGTGAGTCCATCTAGCAATTGGGCTTCTGGTTCTAGTTCTTCTGGTGATCTTGAACCTA GTCCTAATGTGCCAAAAGGATTGGCTTCTGTCAGTGCTAATAGGATTAGTCCAGTTCTACGACCAGATAAAGGTGGCAAACTGGCTGTCCGAACTCCTagacttcttgtaaatcattttcTTGTCAAGTTCAATCCTAAGAGCATCATACGGCATTATGATGTTAATATCAAGCAAGAAGTGCTTCCAAAGCATGGCAGGCCTGGGAAAATTTCAAAGTCCAATTTGGCAATGATCAGGGATAAGTTATTTGCTGATGATCCTTCTTCGTTTCCTCGTGCTATGACTGCTTATGACGGGGAGAAGAACATTTTCAGTGCAGTTTCCTTGCCCACTGGAACATTTAAAGTGCAGGTCTCTGAGGCAGAAGATGCCAAACCACGTTCTTACCTGTTTACCATAAAGCTTGTGAATGAACTTGAGCTGCACAAGCTGAAGGATTACTTGGACGGGAAACTTTGCTCAACACCTCGTGACATATTGCAAGGGATGGATGTCGTGGTGAAGGAGCACCCAGCTAGGACAATGATCTCTGTTTCCCGTAGCTTCCATTCTGTTAGAGATCATCAAATTCACCTTGGGCATGGAATCATAGCATCTAGAGGGTGCCAACATAGCCTCAAACCGACCTCCCAAGGCATAGCTTTATGCTTGGACTATTCTGTTCTGTCATTTCATGAGCCACTTTCTGTGATAGAATTCTTGACAAAACATATTTCTgggtttaatttaaataattttagaagcTTTAGGAGGGCTGTGGAAGGTGTGCTGAGGGGACTGAAAGTTAGAGTGACTCACCGTGTCACCaaacaaaaatatgttattaCAGGGTTGACGAGAGATGACGCTCAATATATTACATTTCCTCAAGAAGATCCAGATGGCAAGGCTTCGCAGAATGTTAGGCTTGTTGAATATTTCAGGCAAAAATATCACAGAGATATAGTGCATCAAAATATCCCTTGCCTAGAGATGAAAAGCAAGATGAAGAACTATGTACCAATGGAGTTCTGTGTCTTGGTTGAGGGGCAAGTATTTCCAAAAGAGTATCTGAAGGAAACTGAAGCCAAGATGTTGAAGAAATTCTCACTAGCAAATCCAAAGGATAGACAGAAAACAATATGCAGGATGGTGCAGGATCGAGATGGACCTTGTAG TGGAGAGATTATCCAAAATTTTGGAGTAGAAGTCAGCAAGAATATGACCTCATTGATGGGTCGTGTGATTGGGCCACCTGAATTGAAGGTAGGTGCCCCCGATGGCAGGGTGATTAAAATACCAGTTGACAAGGAGAAGTGCCAATGGAATCTTGTTGGGAAAGGAGTGGTTGAAGGGAAACCAATTGAGCGATGGGCTGTTCTTGACTTCAGCTCTGATGATTATCAAGACCGATTAAATCCACGCCGATTCATCCCTAAGCTGATTGCTCGATGCCAGAATCTGGGGATTCGCATGGAGGAGCCTCTCTTTTATCAACCTACTAGCATGCGGAAGTTCTCTAATGTTGATGTGCTTCGTGAACAACTTGAAACAGTCAATGAACAGGCTCACAAAAGCTGCGGAGGCCAGTTGCAATTTCTTCTCTGTGTCATGTCAAGGAAGGATCCTGGTTACAAGTATCTCAAATGGATTTCTGAAACCAAAGTTGGTATTGTGACACAATGTTGTTTGTCCACTCCTGCCAATGAAGGAAAGGATCAGTACCTTGCCAATCTTGGTCTCAAGATTAATGCTAAGCTTGGAGGAAGCAATGCAGAGCTCAGTGGCAGACTCCCGTACTTTGGGAATGAAAACCGTGTCATGTTTATTGGGGCTGATGTCAATCATCCTGGTGCTCAAAACAGAACTAGTCCATCCATTGCAGCTGTTGTTGGTACTATAAATTGGCCAGCTGCAAACCGCTATGCAGCTCGAGTTCGTCCTCAGTATCATCGTAAAGAGCAGATTCTGAATTTTGGTGATATGTGCTTGGAGCTTGTTGAATGTTATTCCCGGCTCAATAAAGCGAAACCTGAGAAGATTGTGATTTTTCGTGATGGGGTCAGTGAGGGCCAGTTTGATATGGTTCTTAATGAAGAGTTAATGGACATCATGAAGGCATTCAGGTCAATCAATTACACCCCAACCATAACACTCATTGTTGCCCAGAAACGGCACCAGACTCGTCTTTTTCCTGGGGACGAGGGATCTACTGGCAATGTGTCTCCAGGCACAGTTGTGGACACAACAATTGTTCATCCTTTTGAGTATGACTTTTACCTCTGTAGCCACTACGGAAGCCTTGGGACAAGCAAGCCCACGCATTATTATGTTCTATGGGATGAGCATGGCCTCAGTTCGGACGACTTGCAGAGGCTCATATACAACTTGTGCTTCACATTTGCTCGTTGCACAAAACCTGTGTCATTAGTCCCCCCAGTCTACTATGCTGACCTTGTTGCTTATAGAGGAAGGCTTTACCATGAGGCAGTAATGGAAGGGCAGTCtccatcttcatcatcttcaaggACTTCATCATCACTTTCAACGGCAGCTTTGCTGGAAGAGAGGTTCTTTACGCTGCATGCAGACCTGGAAAACatcatgttttttgtttga
- the LOC133675243 gene encoding O-fucosyltransferase 23-like: MDMPSSCKYPMFFGRNLNSITCKGLALIVIALFLRVVLLPSFSGYGGVDKNNLDLIHSRSLSLDSDNGIRKEKFLEVPQIVWGLNNQKIAFARACLTARMLNRTLLMPSLSASLFYKEIDRLQPISFDKVFQFERFNALCNGFVQLGRYSDLRNRTGVYELQKGSGRKWTIERDLDQLKEFREDSFNGYEVIRIVGKNPFLWHDHWPVKDYARVFECLVLVDEIAKEADKVVSKIREVGKELRSKSQSAQSGVDPDSSLLQPVPYVAVHMRIEIDWMIHCKKLEQRLNVSEICSSKQEIMERVGNIVGLKSPIVVYLAVADSLLEDSSILTGWKEGLLPVEKKKLSVDGVYKKYPYLIQSAIDYEVCSKADVFVGNSFSTFSSLIALERTQKMIRMGVTSSCGVDVRWPSYAYNILGESNGPHKWMTNMSDSSLKAISYGSNIISC, from the coding sequence ATGGACATGCCCTCTAGTTGCAAGTATCCAATGTTCTTCGGCAGAAACTTGAATTCTATAACATGTAAAGGTCTTGCTTTGATTGTGATTGCTCTGTTTCTTAGAGTTGTGCTGCTTCCTTCATTCTCTGGCTATGGTGGGGTAGATAAAAACAATCTTGATTTGATTCATAGCCGATCTTTGTCCCTGGATTCTGATAATGGAATTCGTAAAGAAAAATTCTTAGAAGTTCCTCAGATAGTATGGGGACTAAACAATCAAAAGATAGCATTTGCGAGAGCTTGTCTAACTGCTAGAATGCTGAACCGGACTCTGCTAATGCCTAGTTTAAGTGCTTCCCTGTTCTATAAGGAAATAGATCGCCTCCAGCCTATTTCCTTCGACAAGGTGTTTCAATTTGAGAGGTTTAATGCCCTCTGTAATGGATTTGTGCAGTTGGGCCGTTATTCAGATCTTCGGAATCGGACTGGAGTGTATGAGCTTCAGAAGGGAAGTGGGAGGAAGTGGACAATTGAGAGGGATTTGGATCAATTGAAAGAGTTTAGGGAGGATTCATTTAATGGATACGAGGTAATAAGAATAGTTGGGAAGAACCCCTTTTTGTGGCATGATCATTGGCCAGTTAAGGACTATGCCAGGGTCTTTGAATGCTTGGTTTTGGTTGATGAGATAGCTAAAGAGGCCGATAAAGTTGTGTCTAAGATTAGAGAAGTAGGAAAAGAGTTGAGGAGCAAATCTCAGTCTGCTCAGAGTGGTGTCGATCCTGATAGTTCTTTGTTGCAGCCAGTGCCTTATGTGGCGGTTCACATGAGAATAGAGATAGATTGGATGATTCACTGTAAGAAGTTAGAGCAAAGATTAAATGTTAGTGAAATTTGCAGTAGCAAGCAGGAGATCATGGAGAGAGTAGGGAACATTGTTGGCTTAAAAAGTCCTATTGTTGTTTATCTTGCTGTGGCAGATAGTCTTCTTGAAGATTCTTCTATACTCACCGGGTGGAAGGAAGGTTTGCTTCCTGTTGAGAAGAAGAAGCTCAGTGTTGATGGAGTTTACAAGAAATACCCATATCTCATTCAGTCAGCAATAGATTATGAAGTTTGCTCAAAGGCTGATGTATTTGTCGGGAATAGTTTCTCAACATTTTCAAGCCTCATAGCTCTTGAGAGAACACAGAAGATGATTAGAATGGGTGTCACAAGCTCGTGTGGCGTGGATGTAAGATGGCCTTCATATGCATACAATATATTGGGGGAATCCAATGGTCCTCATAAATGGATGACAAATATGTCTGATTCAAGCCTCAAAGCAATTAGCTATGGTTCGAATATCATCTCCTGTTGA
- the LOC133675278 gene encoding E3 ubiquitin-protein ligase RSL1-like, whose protein sequence is MEGQVAFSDGSSASLVRGEMKLEEDEEDFRSCCEDEEVWKEIEDIVKEEPKEDLDEFSVKMFFKGMSVAEDGGSASGFSGIGVVMERTEYVPVIQVQKKLDFYVDESVADYLALMDGLAEAMQNNIRRVYAFTDSELLYDQITNEEKLEVPLLIALRQRILEHASNLEAFVLKLSPCCDLERPLRLAQVAVGVVSFPSNGSESHDNCSICCEDKMSPMMITMKCSHKFCSHCMKTYVDGKVQSSQVPIICPQLGCKYCISINECRSFLPLTSYESLENALAEADIHHSDRIYCPYTNCSVLLDHRECLSARVSSSSESDNTCIECPVCRRFICVECGVPWHSSMRCEEYQNLPLEERDAADITLHLLAQNKRWRRCQQCRRMIELSQGCSHMTCWCGHEFCYSCGAEYRNGQQTCQCAFWDEENSEDLVTQSAQESEQWAWETYNSLPMLMDAYSEQERSQLALIQRFLAGGFSLSDHHPYQSPPSCTDSYVDAMKDLHQLPWLERFVSVISDNYYEDYISNES, encoded by the exons ATGGAGGGTCAAGTAGCTTTTAGTGATGGGTCTTCAGCGAGTTTAGTTAGGGGGGAAATGAAATTGGAGGAGGACGAGGAAGATTTTCGTAGTTGttgtgaagatgaagaagtgTGGAAAGAGATTGAAGATATAGTGAAGGAAGAGCCAAAGGAAGATCTTGATGAATTTTCAGTGAAGATGTTTTTCAAGGGGATGTCAGTTGCTGAGGATGGGGGCTCTGCTTCTGGGTTCTCTGGAATTGGTGTTGTCATGGAAAGGACTGAATATGTTCCTGTTATTCAGGTGCAAAAGAAGCTCGACTTCTATGTGGATGAATCTGTTGCTGATTATTTGGCTCTTATGGATGGTCTTGCTGAGGCCATGCAGAACAATATCCGCCGTGTGTATGCGTTCACTGACTCTGAACTGTTATATGATCAG ATAACAAACGAGGAGAAACTTGAGGTTCCACTTCTGATAGCACTGAGGCAAAGGATCCTTGAACATGCCAGCAACCTGGAAGCTTTTGTTCTGAAACTCAGTCCCTGCTGTGATCTTGAGAGGCCATTACGCTTAGCACAGGTAGCAGTTGGGGTCGTTTCTTTTCCATCCAATGGGAGCGAATCCCATGATAACTGCTCTATCTGTTGTGAGGATAAGATGTCACCAATGATGATAACAATGAAATGTTCCCACAAATTCTGCTCACATTGTATGAAGACCTATGTTGATGGAAAAGTACAGTCATCTCAAGTGCCAATCATATGCCCACAGTTGGGATGCAAATATTGCATCTCCATCAATGAATGCAGATCATTTCTTCCTCTCACTTCATATGAATCTCTGGAAAATGCCCTGGCTGAAGCTGATATTCACCATTCTGATAGAATTTACTGTCCCTATACTAATTGTTCTGTCCTGCTTGATCATCGAGAATGTTTGTCAGCTAGGGTAAGTTCATCAAGTGAGTCTGATAATACCTGTATTGAGTGCCCTGTATGTCGAAGGTTTATCTGTGTGGAATGTGGTGTTCCTTGGCATTCTTCCATGAGGTGTGAAGAGTACCAGAACCTTCCATTAGAAGAGAGGGATGCTGCAGACATTACCTTGCATCTTCTGGCACAAAATAAAAGATGGAGGCGTTGTCAACAGTGCCGCAGGATGATTGAGCTCTCTCAAGGTTGCTCCCATATGACCTGCTG GTGTGGGCATGAGTTCTGTTATTCTTGCGGTGCTGAATATAGGAATGGGCAACAGACCTGTCAATGTGCCTTCTGGGACGAAGAAAATTCCGAAGATTTGGTCACCCAGTCAGCTCAAGAATCAGAACAATGGGCATGGGAGACTTATAACTCACTACCCATGCTTATGGATGCTTACTCAGAACAAGAGAGGTCACAGCTGGCACTAATTCAAAGGTTCCTTGCTGGGGGTTTCAGTCTGAGTGATCACCATCCATACCAATCTCCGCCCAGCTGTACAGACTCATATGTAGATGCCATGAAGGATCTTCATCAGCTTCCTTGGCTTGAGAGGTTTGTCTCTGTAATAAGCGACAACTACTACGAAGACTATATATCCAATGAAAGCTAA
- the LOC133675316 gene encoding fe(2+) transport protein 1-like, whose translation MATSNPKPSIISIFFIILSFLTLQAESVVKEGCVEETSSCNDKARALTLKIIAIVSILVTSMIGVSAPLFTRSIPALHPDRSLFVIVKAFAAGIILATGFMHVLPDSFDMLSSSCLPENPWHKFPFTGFVAMLSAILTLMVDSLATSVYSKKSTVGVNPESNTHGAEPDEEMAVGHFHGNGHGHHYEAKLAGGAKQLLRYRVVAMVLELGIIVHSVVIGLSLGASSNTCTIKGLVAALCFHQMFEGMGLGGCILQAEYKPFKKAVMAFFFSVTTPFGIALGIALSKMYKENSPNALITVGLLNASSAGLLIYMALVDLLAADFMGPKLQGSIKLQVKSYMAVLLGAGGMSLMAKWA comes from the exons ATGGCTACTTCAAATCCAAAGCCCTCAATCATTTCCATCTTCTTCATTATCCTTTCATTCTTAACACTTCAAGCTGAATCCGTAGTAAAAGAGGGATGTGTAGAAGAAACAAGCTCTTGCAATGACAAAGCTAGAGCTTTAACCCTAAAGATAATAGCCATTGTCTCTATCTTGGTTACTAGCATGATAGGTGTAAGTGCACCTCTTTTTACACGTTCAATCCCTGCTTTACACCCAGATCGAAGCCTTTTTGTGATTGTTAAAGCCTTTGCTGCTGGTATCATTCTTGCAACTGGGTTCATGCATGTGTTACCAGATTCTTTTGATATGTTATCTTCAAGTTGTTTGCCAGAAAATCCATGGCACAAGTTCCCTTTTACTGGGTTTGTAGCAATGTTATCTGCCATACTGACACTAATGGTGGACTCATTGGCCACTAGTGTGTATAGCAAGAAGTCTACCGTTGGAGTTAACCCTGAGAGTAATACTCATGGTGCTGAACCAGATGAAGAGATGGCTGTTGGACATTTCCATGGCAACGGTCATGGACACCATTATGAGGCCAAACTTGCTGGTGGTGCAAAACAATTGCTTCGGTACCGGGTTGTTGCCATG GTATTAGAATTGGGCATCATTGTGCATTCAGTTGTGATAGGCCTCTCTCTTGGAGCCTCAAGCAACACTTGTACAATTAAGGGCCTTGTAGCTGCTCTTTGCTTCCATCAAATGTTTGAAGGAATGGGTCTTGGTGGTTGCATTCtccag GCTGAGTACAAGCCTTTCAAGAAGGCAGTCATGGCATTTTTCTTCTCAGTAACAACTCCTTTCGGGATTGCACTTGGCATTGCACTGTCCAAAATGTACAAGGAAAACAGTCCTAATGCTTTGATCACTGTTGGTTTGCTCAACGCATCATCTGCTGGACTCTTGATTTACATGGCATTGGTTGATCTCCTAGCTGCCGATTTTATGGGTCCAAAATTGCAGGGTAGCATTAAGCTCCAGGTTAAGTCTTACATGGCTGTACTTCTGGGAGCTGGCGGCATGTCTCTAATGGCGAAATGGGCATGA